A single Lactuca sativa cultivar Salinas chromosome 8, Lsat_Salinas_v11, whole genome shotgun sequence DNA region contains:
- the LOC111917031 gene encoding receptor-like protein EIX1, whose protein sequence is MGNWRGLGFHLIFVCVFLFAATYTCLGVGNVSVLCSEQERVALLKFKQSVEDPFGMLSSWVGNECCMWEGIQCDGVTGNVQRLHLKGDDYYYISGNKVSSSLAELRHLKYLDLSQNYFQGSRIPEFIGSLKQLTYLNLSDADFQGIIPPRIGNLSNLKVLDLSSNHHENFLKADDMAWAFGLSSLELLDLSYVDLSGAQNWDMMLHMIPSLKELSLSRCRLSNVNLGPFLNSSRILPNIKHLDLGYNSFKGPLPFLLQNMTSLTFLSLSGFNHSLAWNFPKLLSMIPSLSELHLSGCGLDKTHLSSPHLNYSTLSNIQHLDLSNNPRGGIFPSVLTNMSSLEVLDLSDTMLNSSLPIMPKLLELHLSGNKFKQIEDVGIWRQCHLKQLSVTDNEFAMEMIDTPKNASECSIYALEFLELSGSLKGRIPETLGGLANLRDLDLSYNKLTGSIPESLGRLRFLQVLDLSENQLNGSIPESLGKLASLTNLDLGSNLLDGTIPVSIGQLAKLRTLSIYNNSLEGAVTEAHFANLSVLKVLDASSNTKLTFNVSRGWIPPFQLISLSLSSCNIGNGFPQWLRHLRKLQILELSNATLSGPLPTWLRKMPIINFLDLSHNKLSGSLKNLPNAGNGDVYGPFRALLLEYNLFSGSIPRSLCRRTDLEVLDLSRNMLSGKIPNCVGDLQGLTAMRLSSNQLSGAIPSSIALISSLFWLNLNKNNFTGEVPPELGNLQGLEVLDLGDNKLYGNIPNWIGEKLTSLVVLSLHKNNFTGRIPPSLCKNSNLQILDLAYNNLTGTIPRCVGNLNGMVVSHRMNESYFDLDDDKNVIQVMKGVDLEYTTTWDIVFNMDLSSNKLVGEIPVELTALSLLVGLNLSNNHLRGGIPESVGKMKKLETLDFSKNKLSGSIPPSMAALTFLSHLNLSHNNLSGQIPTGNQLQTLIDDPSIYAGNKHLCGPPLQNTCSNHQDPTTTRSKKKHKAADEKMEVWLFYVDIMSGFGTGFWGVIGVLMFKKQWRHKLFMFAEETMDKIYVAVVVRVAKFKRGRE, encoded by the coding sequence ATGGGGAATTGGAGGGGTTTGGGTTTCCATCTCATTTTCGTATGTGTGTTTTTGTTTGCAGCCACATATACTTGTTTGGGGGTTGGAAATGTTAGTGTCCTTTGCTCTGAGCAAGAGCGAGTTGCTCTCCTCAAGTTCAAACAGAGTGTTGAAGATCCTTTTGGAATGTTGTCATCATGGGTTGGAAATGAGTGTTGCATGTGGGAAGGAATCCAGTGTGATGGTGTCACTGGAAATGTTCAACGCCTTCATCTCAAAGGAGATGACTACTACTACATATCTGGTAATAAGGTGAGCTCTTCTTTGGCAGAGTTGAGGCATCTCAAATACCTCGACTTGAGTCAGAATTATTTTCAAGGAAGTCGGATCCCTGAGTTCATTGGATCATTGAAACAGCTGACCTACCTCAATCTCTCTGATGCTGATTTTCAAGGTATTATTCCTCCTCGCATTGGAAATCTTTCTAATCTAAAGGTTCTTGATCTCAGTTCAAACCATCATGAAAACTTTCTGAAGGCAGATGATATGGCATGGGCTTTTGGCCTTTCGTCACTCGAGCTTCTCGACTTGAGTTATGTGGATCTTAGTGGAGCACAAAACTGGGACATGATGCTTCACATGATTCCCTCCTTAAAAGAGTTAAGTTTGTCACGTTGTAGACTTTCCAATGTTAATCTTGGTCCTTTTCTTAATTCCAGTAGAATACTTCCTAATATAAAACACCTCGATCTTGGCTACAATTCTTTCAAAGGTCCACTCCCCTTCCTTCTTCAAAACATGACATCCCTAACATTCCTCAGTCTTTCTGGATTTAATCATAGTTTGGCATGGAACTTTCCAAAGCTACTAAGCATGATCCCTTCTTTGTCAGAGCTTCATTTGTCAGGTTGTGGGCTGGATAAGACGCATCTATCTTCTCCACATCTTAATTACAGTACACTTTCTAACATCCAGCACCTCGATCTTAGCAATAATCCACGTGGAGGTATATTTCCATCTGTATTGACAAACATGAGCTCCCTAGAAGTCCTTGACCTTTCAGATACCATGTTGAATTCATCTCTTCCTATTATGCCTAAACTTCTAGAGCTTCATCTTTCTGGTAACAAGTTTAAGCAGATTGAGGATGTTGGAATCTGGAGACAGTGCCACCTGAAACAATTAAGTGTAACAGATAATGAGTTTGCTATGGAAATGATTGACACACCAAAAAATGCATCAGAGTGCTCCATATATGCTTTGGAGTTTCTGGAATTAAGTGGGAGTTTAAAAGGTAGAATTCCAGAAACACTTGGAGGACTGGCAAACTTAAGAGACCTTGATCTATCATACAACAAACTGACTGGTTCAATCCCTGAATCTCTAGGAAGATTAAGATTTTTACAAGTACTTGATCTATCTGAAAACCAATTGAATGGTTCAATTCCAGAATCCCTTGGAAAATTAGCATCTTTAACAAATTTGGATCTAGGATCTAATTTATTAGACGGGACTATTCCAGTTTCGATTGGGCAACTTGCCAAACTCCGTACTCTCTCTATCTATAACAATTCTTTAGAAGGAGCGGTTACCGAAGCCCATTTTGCTAATCTTTCAGTGTTGAAGGTCTTGGATGCTTCTTCTAACACTAAGCTGACATTCAATGTTTCACGTGGGTGGATACCTCCATTCCAGTTGATATCTCTTAGTCTCAGCTCTTGCAATATCGGGAATGGATTTCCGCAGTGGCTTCGACATCTGAGGAAACTTCAAATCTTAGAGTTGTCCAATGCTACACTTTCGGGGCCGCTGCCCACATGGCTGCGGAAGATGCCCATCATCAATTTCTTAGATCTCTCTCATAACAAACTCAGTGGATCTTTGAAAAACCTTCCTAATGCAGGAAATGGTGATGTATATGGGCCTTTTCGTGCATTACTTCTGGAATATAACCTTTTCAGTGGGTCAATTCCAAGGTCATTATGCAGAAGAACAGATTTGGAAGTGCTTGATCTTTCAAGAAACATGTTAAGTGGGAAAATTCCCAACTGTGTGGGGGATCTGCAGGGTTTGACTGCCATGAGATTAAGCTCAAATCAGCTCTCTGGTGCCATTCCTAGCTCAATTGCTCTTATTTCATCATTATTTTGGTTAAATTTGAACAAAAATAACTTTACTGGTGAAGTTCCTCCAGAATTAGGGAATCTACAAGGTTTGGAAGTCTTAGATTTGGGTGACAATAAATTATATGGAAATATACCCAATTGGATAGGGGAAAAACTTACATCTTTGGTAGTTTTGAGTTTACACAAAAACAACTTCACTGGTAGAATTCCTCCATCTCTTTGCAAAAATTCAAATCTTCAAATTTTGGATCTTGCATACAACAACTTAACTGGAACCATCCCTCGTTGTGTAGGAAACTTAAATGGCATGGTTGTGAGTCATCGGATGAATGAGAGTTATTTTGATCTCGATGATGATAAGAATGTGATTCAGGTCATGAAAGGTGTTGATCTTGAATATACAACAACTTGGGATATAGTGTTTAACATGGACCTTTCAAGCAATAAACTTGTGGGAGAAATACCGGTTGAGCTAACTGCACTTTCTTTGTTGGTGGGTCTGAATCTGTCTAATAATCATCTCAGAGGGGGTATTCCAGAGAGCGTTGGAAAGATGAAGAAGTTGGAAACTCTTGATTTCTCAAAAAACAAGTTGAGCGGGAGCATCCCTCCAAGCATGGCAGCTTTGACTTTTTTGAGCCATTTgaatttgtcacacaacaacttgtCAGGACAAATTCCAACAGGAAATCAACTGCAGACGCTTATTGATGATCCATCAATATATGCTGGGAACAAACATCTATGTGGACCTCCATTGCAAAACACTTGCTCAAATCATCAAgatccaacaacaacaagaagcaaGAAGAAACACAAAGCAGCTGATGAGAAGATGGAGGTATGGTTGTTTTATGTGGATATAATGAGTGGTTTTGGAACAGGGTTTTGGGGTGTTATTGGAGTTCTGATGTTCAAGAAGCAGTGGAGACACAAACTTTTCATGTTTGCTGAGGAAACCATGGATAAGATATACGTTGCAGTTGTGGTAAGAGTTGCCAAGTTCAAGAGAGGAAGAGAATAG